TAAGCCGCCATTACCGCTCGCCCAACCACCGCATTGACCAGTGGGCCTACGCCCGCGCGCGCCTGTTGGACTTGCTCCTTAGCGACTGGGATCGGCATGAAGGCCAATGGGATTGGGCCGAATACCACCAAGGCCCACAAGTTCTCTACAAACCCATCCCCAAAGACCGCGACCAGGCCTTGTGCCATTATGATGATGGCGTGATTCCGTGGCTGGCTACCCGCAAGTTCGCGGCGCGCAAGTTTGAGTCTTTCCACCCCGAGTTCAAAGATGTGTTTGGGCTTACCATCAACGCATCTTTCATTGATCAACGTGCCCTGGCCGAGGTTTCCATAGCTGATTTCAGGCGCCTGGCGCGGGAGTTGCAACTGGCCCTTTCTGACTCGGTGCTCCGGGCCGCGGTGAAGGAATTTCCCAAGCCCGTTTATGATTTAGTGGGCCAGCAAACCTACCAAACCCTCAAAAGCCGTCTGGCCCGCTTGCCGCAAGCCGCCGAGGAGTATTACCGCGTTCTGGCCAAGCACGTACTAGTGGCAGGCTCTGATGAACGCGAACGCTTTGTGGTGCACCGCCTGTCACAGGGCAGAACGGTGGTAGAAGTGTTTGCCCTGAAAGAAAATGGGGTCAACGGCGAAAAACTCTTCAGCCGAACTTTTTTCGCCAATGAGACAGATAAAATAAGCCTGTACGGCCTGGGCCAAGATGATGTGTTTGTGCTACGCGGCACCGCCACTGAAGGAAGTTACGTGCATATTTTTGGCGGCAGCGGCTTAGACGAAGTTACTGATGCCTCAACTGTAAAAGGCTGGCGCAAAAAAACCATTGTAGAAGACTCAGCGCACGGTGTGCTTGTGCAGGAAGGCCCCGAGACCGAAAGCCGCATTTCAGCGGTCATTTCAGAAGTCCCGGTTTTCGTACGGCACCGGGAGCGTTAGCTAATTCCTATTTTCGGGCTCATTTCTGGAAATGAGGCCGAAAACAGGAATACCCAAACCTTCTGCAGCTTTTATATAATAAGCTCCTGTAAACTGGGTTATAAAAGAGACTGATTTTATGGTGAGAAAAGTTTGTCAAATTGGTTTGGCCTCATAAGAATAGGTTTCTAAGTCTTAAATATTTGTGTGCTAACAATTTATCTCTATTTTCGCCTAAAGCTGTTTTTACGCGTATTGATAGGAAGAATAGGCTGTTTGGGAGAGTATCTATGACTTTAGCTTTATAAATAACAATACTGAATTATTTTATATTTGCTTATGCGAATATGTAAATTAGGTTATTAATCAACATTTTCTAATTTGCCGAAGCATTAGCAAGTACTTTCAATCATTATGGATAAATACTCATATATCGCCAATGCGCACGGCGCTTACATTGACGAACTATACAAGCAATACCAGCAAGAACCAGAATCTGTAGAGTTTGGCTGGCAGAAATTTTTTGAAGGCTTTGACTTTTCTCAGACCTACCCCAACGGGAACGGCCAGGAGGGTGCAGCTGAGGCACCGGCCAAGTCAACGGGTGCCACGGCCTCTGCCGCTGAGGTAGAAAAGGAAATCCAGGTTCGTAATTTAATCTATGCGTTCCGGTCACGGGGTCATCTGCGTTCCAACACCAACCCGGTGCGTCCGCGCAAAGACCGCAAGGCGTTGCTGGATTTGTCTGACTTTGGGCTGTCTGAGGCAGATTTGGATAGTACGTTCCAGAGCGGTTCAGAAATTGGCTTGGGCAAAGCCACGCTGCGCGATATTCTGGCCTCTCTGAAAAAAATATACGAGCGCACCATCGGCTTTGAGTACATGTACATTCGGAACCCCGAAGTGCTGGCCTGGTTCAAGCAAAAAGTGGAGAAAGACTCCTTGAGTTTCAATCCCTCTATAGATTATAAAAAACGCATTCTGTCTAAACTGAATGAGGCAGTAGTGTTTGAGAACTTTTTGCATACCAAATTTCTGGGGCAGAAACGCTTCTCTCTGGAAGGCGGCGAAACTACTATCCCGGCGCTGGATGCTATTATTGACAAAGGCGCTGAGCTGGGCGTGAAAGAAGTAGTGATTGGCATGGCCCACCGCGGCCGTCTGAACGTGCTGGCCAACATCATGGGCAAAACCTACGAGCAGATCTTCTCTGAATTCCAGGGAACCGCCGTTCCGGATCTGACCATGGGTGACGGCGATGTGAAATACCACATGGGTTTCTCCAGCGAGGTAGATACCCCTTCTGGCCATAAAGTGAATCTGAAACTGGCGCCCAACCCCTCGCACTTAGAGGCGGTGAACCCAGTAGTGGAAGGCTTTGTGCGCGCCAAGCTGGACTCCATGTATGAGCGTGACGTGAACAAGGTATTGCCTATCCTGATTCACGGTGACGCCGCCGTAGCGGGCCAGGGCATTGGCTACGAGGTGACCCAAATGGCCAAACTGGAAGGCTACGGCACCGGCGGAACCATCCACTTCGTGATCAACAACCAGGTTGGTTTCACCACTGACTTTGAAGACGCCCGATCTTCTATCTATAGCACAGATTTAGCCAAAATCATTGACGCGCCGGTGCTGCACGTGAACGGTGATGACCCAGAAGCAGTAGTTTTTGCCGTGCGTCTGGCCACCGAATATCGTCAGAAATTCCATAATGATGTGTTTATTGACATGGTGTGCTATCGCCGCCATGGGCACAATGAAGCAGACGAGCCTAAATTCACGCAGCCACAACTCTATAACTTAATCTCCAAGCACCAGAACCCCCGTGAAATCTATAACAAAGCCCTGGTGAGCCGCGGCGATTTAGATACCAAGGTGGCCGAAGAAATGGACAAGGAATTCCGGCAGATGCTGCAGGAACGCCTGGACATGGTGAAGCAGGAGCCCTTGCCGTACAATTACCAGGTGCTGGAGAAAGAATGGCAGGAACTGAGACGCTCTAGGCCAGAAGATTTCCACCAGAGCCCAGAGACCGGAATTTCTATGGAAGCGCTGGAGCAAGTAGGCAAAGCCTTGACCACGCTGCCAGAGAACTTCAAGCCACTCAAGCAGATTGAGAAACTGACCAAAGAGCGCCAGGACATGTTCTTCGGGAGCAAGTCTTTGAACTGGGCTTCGGCGGAATTGCTGGCTTTCGGTTCAGTTCTTTTAGACGGTAAAATTGTGCGGATGTCTGGGCAAGATGTGCAACGTGGTACTTTCTCGCACCGCCACGCGGTTTTGCATGACGCCAACACCAGCGCCGCCTATACCAACCTGAACCACATTTCTGAGAATCAGCAGAAACTGCAAATCTATAACTCCCTGCTGTCTGAATATGCCGTGCTGGGTTTCGAGTTCGGGTATTCTATGGCAAATCCCAATGCTTTAGTAATCTGGGAAGCGCAGTTTGGGGACTTCGCCAACGGCGCGCAGGTTATGATTGACCAGTTCATTTCGTCCACAGAATCTAAGTGGCAACGCATGAACAGTGTGGTAATGTTACTGCCGCACGGCTATGAAGGTCAGGGTCCGGAGCACTCCAACGCCCGCCCAGAGCGGTTCCTGCAATTGGCCGCTGAGTACAACATGTACGTAACGCAGTGTACCACCCCGGCCAACTATTTCCACATGCTGCGCCGCCAACTAGCCCTGCCGTTCCGGAAACCGTGTATTCACATGGCGCCTAAGTCTATGCTGCGTCACCAGAACGTGATGTCGCCGGTAGAAGATTTTGCCAAAGGTGCTTTTCAGGAAGTAATTGGTGATATCTATGCCGAGGCCAAGAAAGTGACCAAAGTGTTGCTGTGCACCGGCAAGATTTATTACGAATTGCTGGAAGAGCAGCAGCAAACCAATCGCAAAGATGTAGCCATTATAAGAATGGAGCAGTTGCATCCGTTTCCAGATGTTCAGTTGGAGCGCGAACTCAACAAATATCCAGGTGCTGAGGTGTTCTGGGTACAGGAAGAGCCGTTCAACATGGGCGCCTGGACCTATATTCTGAGCGTGATGCGCAGCCGCGTGGTAGATGTGGTTTCACGTAAGCCAAGTTCTTCACCGGCCACGGGTTATAACAAAATCCACCAGAAAGAGCAGCGCGCCATCATTGAAAAAGCCTTCAGTATATAATTGAGAATTGGGAATTAAGAATTAGGAATGATGAAAGAGGAGAACGTCTTGCTGACCAAAAGTTACAGCTTTGGCGTTCGAATCATCAGATTATACCAATTCTTAAGTGATGAGAAAAGGGATTACGTCATTGGTAAGCAGATTCTCAGAAGCGGAACCTCTATTGGGTCCAATGCTGAGGAAGCCGTAGGAGCCCAGAGCAAAAGAGATTTTATGGCTAAGCTTTGGATTAGCTACAAAGAAGCTAGAGAATCACATTATTGGCTGCGTTTGCTAAGAGACACTGATTACCTGACGCCCAACTTGGCAACTTCACTTTTAAACGATTGTGAAGAACTGCTGAAGATTATTGGATCAATTCTTAAAACAATGCGGGGACAAGGAGATACAAGCTCCTCAGACTCTTAGACAACAGATAAAAAGATTTGGATAGGAATTCCTAATTCCTAATTCTTAATTCCTAATTAATTAGACTATGTCATTAGAAGTAAAAGTGCCGGTTGTAGGGGAATCCATCACGGAAGTAACTATTGCCAAATGGCTCAAACAAGACGGCGACCAAGTGGCCATGGACGAGGTGATCTGCGAACTGGAATCAGACAAAGCCACCTTTGAACTGCCCGCTGAGGCTGCCGGTATTCTGCGTATCAAAGCCCAGGAAGGCGATACCATTGCCATCGGCGAGGTAATCTGTACCATTGAAGGCGGCGGTGCTGCCCAAGCGTCTGCTCCAGCACCAACCACAGTTGCTACCCAAGAAGGCATCACCGAAACCAAAACCGTGACCGACCCGCAAAGCACCGTGGCTGCTGAGGCTACCCCTAATCGCGGTAACCAAAACGAGGCTACAACTGCTCCTGCAACCGGGGATAGCGCTGGTTCTGGTCAAACCCTGGACGTGAAAATCCCGACGGTAGGCGAGTCTATCACCGAAGTAACTATTTCCAAATGGCTGAAGGCTGACGGCGACCAGGTTTCTATGGATGAGGTTCTCTGCGAACTGGAATCGGACAAAGCTACGTTTGAACTTCCTGCCGAGGCAGCGGGTGTTTTAAGAATTGTGGCTCAAGAAGGCGACACTGTTGAAATTGGTGCTACTATCTGCCGCATTGAAGTAGGTGCCGGTTCTGGGGCTTCTGCTCCGGTTGCCGCGCCACAAGCCAGTGCCCCAGCGGCGCAGGCGGCTTCTGCTCCAGCTGGAGGTGCTTCTACTTATGCCAGCGGTACGCCTTCACCAGCTGCAGGTAAGATTTTGTCTGAGAAAGGTATTTCGGCTGCTGATGTATCTGGTTCAGGCCGTGACGGCCGCATCACCAAAGAAGATGCCCAGAATGCCCAGGCCAAGCCAGCTGCTCCGGCAGCGCAACCAGCGGCTTCTTCGGCACCGGCTGCAGCTTCTCAATCTTCGGCGCCAGCCGCCGCGGGTTCCAGAAACTCACGCCGTGAGAAAATGAGCAGCCTGCGCAAAACCGTAGCGCGCAGATTGGTGTCTGTGAAAAATGAAACGGCCATGCTCACCACCTTCAACGAGGTGGACATGAAACCGATCATGGACATACGCGCCAAATACAAAGAGACTTTCAAAGAGAAGCACGAAGTAGGCTTAGGTTTCATGTCGTTCTTCATCAAAGCTTGTACCGTGGCCCTGAAAGAATGGCCTGCGGTAAATGCTCAGATTGACGGTGCTGAAATGGTCTTCAATGACTTCTGCGATATCTCCATTGCCGTGTCTGCGCCGAAAGGTCTGGTAGTGCCGGTGATTCGCAACGCTGAAGGCCTGAGCCTGGATGGCATTGAGAAAGAGGTAGTGCGCCTGGCTAAACGTGCCCGCGAAAACAAACTGGGCATTGACGAAATGACTGGCGGTACGTTCACCATCACCAACGGTGGCGTGTTCGGTTCTATGATGTCAACGCCTATCATCAACGCACCGCAGTCTGCCATTTTGGGAATGCACAACATTGTGAACCGCCCGGTGGCTATCAACAACCAAGTAGAAATCAGACCAATGATGTATTTGGCGCTGTCGTATGATCACCGTATTATTGACGGTAGAGAGTCGGTTAGCTTCCTGGTACGAGTGAAGGAGTTGTTGGAAGACCCGATGAGACTTCTGTTAGGCGTTTAGTATTTTGAAGTGGTGAAGGAGGGGTAGGCTTAGGTTTGCTCCTCCTTTATTATAATTGGCAGCGAAGCAGTAATTTCTAGCCATCTATATTCATTTTTTATCCTGGAAGGATCTAGGTGGCGTACTGTAGTGGCTTCTAGTAAGCGCTTTTCTAGCTTGCCCACAAAGTCCTTTCAGGATGATAGAGGGGATGTGGGCTGATTTTGCAAAGAAGACCAAAACAGTGGGAGAGTAATTTTTCTACTGCCAACATAATTTTTGAAGAACGAGGAAATCCTTCCTCTTAAAAGAAAGAACATGAAATACGATGTAACGGTCATTGGTTCAGGTCCGGGTGGTTATGTGGCCGCCGTGCGTTGCGCACAGTTGGGTCTGAAAACAGCCATCATTGAAAAATATTCAGTATTAGGCGGTACGTGCTTGAACGTAGGCTGTATTCCGTCTAAAGCCTTGCTAGATTCGTCTGAGCATTACCACAACGCTGCACACACCTTTAAGGAGCACGGCATTGACCTGGAAAACCTGCAGGTGAATTTGGAGCAGATGATTAACCGCAAAAGTGGTGTGATCAAGTCGAACAATGACGGCATTGCCTATTTGATGAAGAAGAACAAGGTGGACGTGTACAACGGCCTGGGCTCCTTCGTGGACAAGAACACCATTAAAATCACGGGTCAAGACGGGGCCGAGCAGCAGCTGGAAACCGACAAAGTCATCATCGCTACGGGTTCTAAGCCGGTGAACTTGCCGTTCCTGCCCGTTGACAAAAACCGCATCATCACCTCAACTGAAGCTTTGACCTTGAAAGAAGTGCCTAAGCACATGATTGTGATTGGCGGCGGTGTGATTGGCCTGGAACTGGGTTCTGTCTATGCGCGTCTGGGGTCTAAGGTAACGGTGGTGGAATACACAGATGCCATCATCCCGACCATGGACCGTGCCTTGGGCAAAGAGTTGCAGCGCGTGTTGAAAAAGACCTTGGGTTTCCAGTTCTATTTCGGGCATAAAGTGACGGGGGCGCAGGTAGAAGGAGATGTGGTGAAAGTGACCGCAGAAAACCCCAAAGGCGAAACCGTGACGTTTGACGGAGATTACTGCCTGGTGTCGGTGGGCCGGAAACCGTATACTGAAGGTCTGGGCTTGGAGAACGCGGGTGTACAGCTAGGCGAGCGCGGCATGATTGCCGTAGATGACCATCTGCAAACCAACGTGCCCGGCATCTACGCCATCGGGGACGTAGTACGCGGAGCCATGCTGGCCCACAAAGCCGAAGAAGAAGGCGTGTTGGTAGCCGAGCAGATTGTAGGCCAGAAACCGCACATCAACTACAACCTGATCCCGGGCGTAGTCTATACCTGGCCAGAAGTAGCGGGCGTGGGCTTCACTGAGGAGCAACTGAAAGCTGACGGCGTTGCCTACAAAACCGGTTCATTTCCGTTCAAAGCATCTGGCCGCGCCAAAGCGTCTATGGACACCGACGGTTTCGTGAAAGTACTGGCAGATGCCAAGACCGATGAAATCTTAGGCGTACACATGATCGGGCCACGCGCTGCGGATATGATTGCTGAAGCCGTAGTGGCTATGGAATTCCGGGCTTCCGCCGAGGACATTGCGCGCATGAGCCACGCGCACCCAACGTACACCGAAGCCATGAAAGAAGCTTGTTTGGCCGCTACTGAGAATAGAGCCATTCATATTTAATTCAGCCTTTTAATTTAAACCAAAAGCCCTTCCTTGAATTTTCAGGGGAGGGCTTTGTTGTTTTCCCGTTTTTGGCCTCGTTTCTGAAAATGAGCCCGAAAACGGAATTTTACTTGTCAGGCGTTTACCTGCGCTAACGCTCAACGAAAGCGTTTACGAGTTGAAAAATTCAAGTGAATTCCTGAAAAAAGCGAAGGCCTCTCCTGTGTGTACAGAAGAGGCCTTCGCTTTTTTGGTTTCCGTTTTTGGCTTCATTTCTGGAAATGAGCCTAAAAACAGGTTTAGAAATTCCACCCGAAGGTTACCACAAAATTGGTGTTCTCATGCTTGCTGTTTACTTCTGGCGTGGTCAGGCCTTCATACTCTGAGCCCTGCACCGCGAAGTCTGAGTTCACATACGGAGAGTACACGCTGTTGAACTTGCTGTAGACCAGGGCGGCATCAATAAAGTAATTGGTCTGCCGTATGCCAAAGCCACCGGTCAAATACGTCTTGGCTTGGTCCACGCTGCTGTTCTTGAACGGGTCACCGTACAGGGCGTAACCGGCCCGCAGCCTGAACACGTCTAACCGCGCCTCAGCCCCTAATCTGTAGTTTACAGCGCTGGAGTACACGCTTTTGGCAGCCATGTTTTCATCCTGGAAGTTGTAGTCACCGGCAGAAAGTTTGCCTGCGCTGTAGTCTACATACTCCATATCGGCGGTCACAAAACCATATTTACCAATAAAAGCAGCCACGCCTCCATTGGCCCTGAACGGCGTGGTCAGGTTGTATTCATACACACCGTCATCAGTGGAAAACGTCTGGAAAAGATTCAGCGTGGGCTCTGGCGCTGTGTTGAAATTCACGTCAAGCTGCGTTCTGAAATTGTCTGTGAGCGTGTACCAGGTAGGCGTCTGCATTGAAACCCCAATCCGGAGGGCGTCTACCGGTTTGAAGAGCGCGCCAATTTTGATGTTCACCCCGGTTCCCTCAGTGCTGAGGTTGTCATAGAGCGTTACGTTGGAAATGTTAGCCGCAGGGTCTGTCTCTGTGTAGGTGCGGGTCTGCTTGAACTTAAGCGATGACAACCCGATGGAGGCGCCCAGAAACAGCTTGTCTCTGAAACTGGCCCCGTAAGAGAAATCCCACTGGTTCTGTGATCCGCTGGACTCAATGGTTTCCTGGTACGGGTTAGTCAAGCTCACATCCCTCAAAAAATACCCAAAGTCATCTTCAGACAACAGATAGGTTTCATACGCCAGCTCCTGCAATGAATTCAAGGTAAAGTCATGCGCGCCGGTGGGGTCATCTGCATTGGCCAACTGTGCGGCATATTCCCCGAAGCGCATGGAGTTCTGCCCCGCTACGCCCCGGTAGAAAACCCGTTGGTTAAAATTGTTCTGGCGCGTGAAGGAAATCCCGAAGTTGCTGGCCCGCCAATCACCTTCCTCGTCATCTGCCTTTCTGGTGGAGAACACCGCTGAGAAGTGCGGAATGTTGAGGTTGTTACGGTTATTCATGCCGGCGCTGCCTTCTACCGTGGAATTGACCTCATTGAAGTTCATGCCAGCAGAAACCGAGATCTCAGATCGCCGGAACAAGCCCAGGCCTGCGGGGTTGGAGTACAAGTTGCCGGCGTCGCCGCCAAGGCCTACGTTGGCGCCACCAATGCCCATGGTGCGGGCAGTGCCACCGAAATCTGTGCGGGAATACCGAAGAATGTCAATCTCGGTTTGGGCAAAACCCTTCCCGGCACTGCCTAGCAACGCCAGGCAGGCCAAAAGAAAGCTATATTTTTTCATCTGATGGTTGTAAAAGGAAAAGGGTTAATTTCTACCTCTGCGGCCGGAGCCTGAACTGCTTCCAGAGCTACTGCCCCCTGACGAACCAGAAGACCTGGTTGGCGGCTCATAGGAACGGGTTGGCGGTTCATACGAACGCGTGGGCGTAGACTCACGACGTGGACTCACCTGGCCGGCGGAAGGAGTTGGTTCCTCACGGCGGCGTCTGCCTGGAGGAGGCGTCTGGCCACCACCCGTGTTGGAGCGGTTTTGCTGTGAAGGGATAATCACCTCACGGCGTCTGCCCGGCGCTGGTTGTGGGTTGGTCTGCGTACCTGGCTGTGTGCCGCCCTGGTAAATGGTGCCGTTTCTTCTGGTGCGGCCGGTTTGGCCCGGTTGTACCACGGCATCCTGTGCTCTGGATGTTCCCTGGTTGCCAACAGTACCACGACCCCCTCTAGAAATGTTTCGTCCGGCTACATCTGTGTTAGAGCTTCTATCTGTTCTGCGACCATAGCTTACGTTGCGGCTAGCCACTGCACTGCCCCGGTAGAAACCGTCATAATAGGAGTCATACCCATAACCACCGTAGCGGTACGGATTGTAACCATACCCGTAGCCATAGCCCCAAGGGTTGTAACGACCATAGCCCAGGCCTATGCCAATAGAGAAACCGGGGCGTCCCCACCACGGGTCATAAATGGCCATGCTCGGTCCCCAGAACGGGTCATAGAACGGGTCCATCCAAGGGTCAATCATTATGCCTCTGTAGTAGCGGCTGGGGGAGTAAAACGCTGATTGGTACGCCCAGTACGGGTTCCCGAAGGGCGCATCATAATAGGAGTACTGGTACGGCTGGTCATTGGTGTTGCGCCGGGTGTTGCTGTAGGTCTCGGGGTCGCTCACGCGCTCGGTCACCTCGCCAGATTCATTTCTGGCCACCTGGCTTTGCTCCGTGGTCTCAGTGGGGTATACCGGTTCCACGTAGGTCACCTTGTCTCTGGAGGAAAAATACACATCATCTGTCTCGCTGGTCTGCAGGTTGGAGGTACCGCTGCACCCACTAACCAGCAAGCCCAGCAAAGGCAATAGGGCAAGCTTTATATTAGAGTAGTTCATGTAAGTAAAGTGTTGGTAAAAGGATGCTTAATCAATTCACAAGCCAAGAAACACGAGTATCCGGTCTGCCAACGTTTCTATTCTGATATATTAACGTATTTTTGAGCCGAAAAGGTATAGGAGCGTTTAAAGAAAAATGAAGCAAATTCCGTGCCGATTTATTGTGATTTTACTATATTCTGTCTTTATCAAAGATACTAAAAATGAGCAAAGGGTTGCCTAAACGCAGTGAAGATTATTCCCTCTGGTACAATGAGTTGGTGAAGCGTGCCGGCCTGGCCGAGAACTCCGCCGTGCGCGGGTGCATGGTCATTAAACCGTACGGGTACGCCATCTGGGAGAAAATGCAGCGCATATTAGATGATATGTTTAAAGCTACAGGACACTCCAACGCCTACTTTCCCCTATTTGTGCCCAAAAGTTTGTTTGAGGCCGAAGAACAGAACGCCGAGGGTTTCGCCAAAGAGTGCGCCGTGGTTACCCACTACCGCCTGCAAAACGATCCCGACAAACCCGGAAAACTGCGCGTGGACCCCAATGCTAAACTGGAAGAAGAGCTAATTGTTCGGCCTACCTCAGAAGCTATTATCTGGAGCACCTACAAAGGCTGGATCCAAAGCTACCGCGATTTGCCGTTATTGATTAACCAATGGGCCAACGTGGTACGCTGGGAAATGCGCACGCGTCTGTTCCTGCGCACCGCCGAGTTTCTCTGGCAGGAAGGTCACACCGCCCACGCCACCGCCAAAGAAGCCGTAGAAGAAACCGAACGCATGTTGCACGTGTACGCCGACTTCGCTGAGAATTTCCTGGCCTTGCCGGTC
This region of Rufibacter sp. LB8 genomic DNA includes:
- a CDS encoding 2-oxoglutarate dehydrogenase E1 component; translated protein: MDKYSYIANAHGAYIDELYKQYQQEPESVEFGWQKFFEGFDFSQTYPNGNGQEGAAEAPAKSTGATASAAEVEKEIQVRNLIYAFRSRGHLRSNTNPVRPRKDRKALLDLSDFGLSEADLDSTFQSGSEIGLGKATLRDILASLKKIYERTIGFEYMYIRNPEVLAWFKQKVEKDSLSFNPSIDYKKRILSKLNEAVVFENFLHTKFLGQKRFSLEGGETTIPALDAIIDKGAELGVKEVVIGMAHRGRLNVLANIMGKTYEQIFSEFQGTAVPDLTMGDGDVKYHMGFSSEVDTPSGHKVNLKLAPNPSHLEAVNPVVEGFVRAKLDSMYERDVNKVLPILIHGDAAVAGQGIGYEVTQMAKLEGYGTGGTIHFVINNQVGFTTDFEDARSSIYSTDLAKIIDAPVLHVNGDDPEAVVFAVRLATEYRQKFHNDVFIDMVCYRRHGHNEADEPKFTQPQLYNLISKHQNPREIYNKALVSRGDLDTKVAEEMDKEFRQMLQERLDMVKQEPLPYNYQVLEKEWQELRRSRPEDFHQSPETGISMEALEQVGKALTTLPENFKPLKQIEKLTKERQDMFFGSKSLNWASAELLAFGSVLLDGKIVRMSGQDVQRGTFSHRHAVLHDANTSAAYTNLNHISENQQKLQIYNSLLSEYAVLGFEFGYSMANPNALVIWEAQFGDFANGAQVMIDQFISSTESKWQRMNSVVMLLPHGYEGQGPEHSNARPERFLQLAAEYNMYVTQCTTPANYFHMLRRQLALPFRKPCIHMAPKSMLRHQNVMSPVEDFAKGAFQEVIGDIYAEAKKVTKVLLCTGKIYYELLEEQQQTNRKDVAIIRMEQLHPFPDVQLERELNKYPGAEVFWVQEEPFNMGAWTYILSVMRSRVVDVVSRKPSSSPATGYNKIHQKEQRAIIEKAFSI
- a CDS encoding four helix bundle protein — its product is MMKEENVLLTKSYSFGVRIIRLYQFLSDEKRDYVIGKQILRSGTSIGSNAEEAVGAQSKRDFMAKLWISYKEARESHYWLRLLRDTDYLTPNLATSLLNDCEELLKIIGSILKTMRGQGDTSSSDS
- the odhB gene encoding 2-oxoglutarate dehydrogenase complex dihydrolipoyllysine-residue succinyltransferase, yielding MSLEVKVPVVGESITEVTIAKWLKQDGDQVAMDEVICELESDKATFELPAEAAGILRIKAQEGDTIAIGEVICTIEGGGAAQASAPAPTTVATQEGITETKTVTDPQSTVAAEATPNRGNQNEATTAPATGDSAGSGQTLDVKIPTVGESITEVTISKWLKADGDQVSMDEVLCELESDKATFELPAEAAGVLRIVAQEGDTVEIGATICRIEVGAGSGASAPVAAPQASAPAAQAASAPAGGASTYASGTPSPAAGKILSEKGISAADVSGSGRDGRITKEDAQNAQAKPAAPAAQPAASSAPAAASQSSAPAAAGSRNSRREKMSSLRKTVARRLVSVKNETAMLTTFNEVDMKPIMDIRAKYKETFKEKHEVGLGFMSFFIKACTVALKEWPAVNAQIDGAEMVFNDFCDISIAVSAPKGLVVPVIRNAEGLSLDGIEKEVVRLAKRARENKLGIDEMTGGTFTITNGGVFGSMMSTPIINAPQSAILGMHNIVNRPVAINNQVEIRPMMYLALSYDHRIIDGRESVSFLVRVKELLEDPMRLLLGV
- the lpdA gene encoding dihydrolipoyl dehydrogenase; translated protein: MKYDVTVIGSGPGGYVAAVRCAQLGLKTAIIEKYSVLGGTCLNVGCIPSKALLDSSEHYHNAAHTFKEHGIDLENLQVNLEQMINRKSGVIKSNNDGIAYLMKKNKVDVYNGLGSFVDKNTIKITGQDGAEQQLETDKVIIATGSKPVNLPFLPVDKNRIITSTEALTLKEVPKHMIVIGGGVIGLELGSVYARLGSKVTVVEYTDAIIPTMDRALGKELQRVLKKTLGFQFYFGHKVTGAQVEGDVVKVTAENPKGETVTFDGDYCLVSVGRKPYTEGLGLENAGVQLGERGMIAVDDHLQTNVPGIYAIGDVVRGAMLAHKAEEEGVLVAEQIVGQKPHINYNLIPGVVYTWPEVAGVGFTEEQLKADGVAYKTGSFPFKASGRAKASMDTDGFVKVLADAKTDEILGVHMIGPRAADMIAEAVVAMEFRASAEDIARMSHAHPTYTEAMKEACLAATENRAIHI
- a CDS encoding OmpP1/FadL family transporter, whose amino-acid sequence is MKKYSFLLACLALLGSAGKGFAQTEIDILRYSRTDFGGTARTMGIGGANVGLGGDAGNLYSNPAGLGLFRRSEISVSAGMNFNEVNSTVEGSAGMNNRNNLNIPHFSAVFSTRKADDEEGDWRASNFGISFTRQNNFNQRVFYRGVAGQNSMRFGEYAAQLANADDPTGAHDFTLNSLQELAYETYLLSEDDFGYFLRDVSLTNPYQETIESSGSQNQWDFSYGASFRDKLFLGASIGLSSLKFKQTRTYTETDPAANISNVTLYDNLSTEGTGVNIKIGALFKPVDALRIGVSMQTPTWYTLTDNFRTQLDVNFNTAPEPTLNLFQTFSTDDGVYEYNLTTPFRANGGVAAFIGKYGFVTADMEYVDYSAGKLSAGDYNFQDENMAAKSVYSSAVNYRLGAEARLDVFRLRAGYALYGDPFKNSSVDQAKTYLTGGFGIRQTNYFIDAALVYSKFNSVYSPYVNSDFAVQGSEYEGLTTPEVNSKHENTNFVVTFGWNF